In the Bacillota bacterium genome, TAATATTTTTGTAAGAGGAAAACTTCCATACGCCGGGTCATCAATTTCACCTGAGAATACTATAAGATCACTCATCCCTTGATTATAGATCTCAACAGCTCGCTTAATTCTGTACCAACCATCTCCCTCTAATATCACGATTGCGTCAGAAGGTTTGATAATATCATTGTCCACAAGTATGATATACTGTTCTCTTGTTGTAATCATATATTTTCCCAGTAAATTGGACTATCCGCATCAATATCATTTTTCGCAACTTTTCCAGCAACAATATTTTTGAATTTTGGCAAAACACCTAATGCTGGTCTTAATTCAACGATATCCTCCAACCTAATGATATTACCTTGTGCAATTTTCTTATTTGTATATAATCCTCTTCTCTGAACAATAACAGTCTCACTTTCTTCTTCTACGACAACTTTTCTCGAAGTACCTAATGCAGCTTCAAGCTCTTTAATATATTCAACCATCTTTTTAAATTCATTTGCATCCATTGAATGTGGGTGATCAGGTCCAGCATCTGTCTTATCAAGTGTAAAATGCTTTTCAATTACTTTAGCTCCTAATGCTATTGCCCCAAGAGCAACAACAGGTCCGGGAGAATGATCTGAATAACCCACCATGATGTTGAACGCAGTTTTATAGTTATCCAGAACACGAATATTTGCGCTTTCAATTTTGGAAGGATAGTTAGTAATACACTGCATTAGCATTAAATCGGTATTACCAGTCGATTCGATTACTTTCAAAGCTTCATCAATTTCTGCCATAGTTGCATCGCCGGTTGCTAAAAACATAGGTTTGTTTTTACGGGCAATGTAATCAAGCATTTCAAGCCACGTAATTTCTCCCGATCCGATTTTGATGAAAGGTAAATCAAGTTGTCCACAAAGATCTACTGCTTCAAAATCATAAGGTGATGTTGAGAAGTGTATACCAATTTCTTTACAATAATCATTCAATTCTTTATGCCATTCTCTTGGAAATTCTGCATCTCTGAATACTTCATGGACAGGTCTTCCCCAACTCCCATGGACACCCTTCAATTGCATTTTTGCAAATCCACCTGCCGACACAATTTTTTCTGCCCTAAAACTCTGGAACTTTGCACAATCAGCCCCACATTCCTTTGCTGAAAAAATTAATCGTTTTGCTTTATCAATGTTACCATCGAAATTTGCACCTATATCAGCAATTATATAGCAGGGTTTATCTTCACCAATAGAACGATCGCCTATTTTAATTACTTTTGGAAATGCATTTTTCATAAGAACCCCTAAAAGCTGTTTATTGTTTTGTTTAATATTTCTGCTTGATTATAAGCTTCTTCTAAATTCCAATAATTTGTCTTAAATTGTATCATTCTTGGTTGTAAGTACTCAGCATTCGGGCATAAACCTGTTTTGTATTTTTGCCACACACCGCAATAATTTTGTACAATATTGATAAATAATGGCTCCATATATGATAGTTTCCAAGCCGCATAAAAACCATCTCCACCATTTTTTTGAAATGAATCTCTAAATTTATACCAATCCTTCTCAGGATTTTTTGTATCAAGCACAACGCTGTAAGACCAATAAGTATTTTTATAACCATCTGGAACAAGTTGCTTTTTAAGAAGAGATTGATTATTCACAACCTCATCATATATTGAAGCAACTTTAATTCTCTGTTCAACTAACTCTTCAACTCTTTCTAACTGACCCAATATTACGGCTGCGTTAACCTCCGCCATCCTATAATTAAACCCAAGCGAGATGTGTCTGCTATAATTCGGATCCTGAATATCATTTCTAGAGATTTTTCCTTGTTTAGAGTTTACTCCGGCATAACCTAAGCTACTAAATTTCCTTGCCTTATCAGCAAGTATTTCATCATCAGTAATTAAAATGCCACCTTCACCACAAGTGATATGCTTACTTGCCTGAAAACTGAAAGAAGCACAATCACCAAATTGTCCAACCTTTTTACCTTTGTATGTTGCAAAGAGAGCTTCAGCATTATCTTCAATCAGGTAAAGATTATTTGAATTACACAACTCTTTTATTACATCATATTCAGGAGAGAGCCCGTATAAGGCAACAGTTATAATAGCTTTAGTCCGGTGAGTAATTTTATTTTTTATTGATTCCGGATCAATGTTAAATGTATTAATATCAACGTCGGCAAAAACCGGCATGGACCCATTTTGCAATACTGCTATTGCAGTACTAGACATGGTTAATGGTGGAACGATCACTTCATCGCCAGCCCCCACTTCTAACGCATTGAGTGCTGTGTGCATCGTTTGAGTACCATTTACATGATTAATTGCGAACCCGACATCATGAATTTCAGCAAATTTTTTTTCCATTCTACTACAAAACACACTGTTTTTTGAGGTTTGAAATTCATTGTTCAGGGCATCCATTACATAATTTTTCTCGATATCACTAATTCTTTTCATTACTCATCCCTTTTCTATACATATCACTCCTTTCAACTCCAGAATTTATTTCACTTATCCAAGAATTCACCTCCAGTAACTGGAGAATATCCCTGAACAAAAATACTTCCTTATCATTAAATAAGTATTTATAGACAGTTCTTGCCATTTCTAAATCTTGTACCTTATCAATTGTCCATCTAAGATGGGATAAGTCTGAATGATAAGAGCAGTTCCCTTGCTTAATTAATAAAGGATTCTTGTAAAAATACTGAGTCACATGTTCATGTTCGAAGGCATCTGTGGATGTCTCATAGGCCTTTTTTAGTGCTTCCATGGTGAATACTTCAGTATCTAAACCTTCAGGATAAGAAGGTGGATTATTGTTGTATGCAAATTCAAGTTTTTCTTCAATCATAAAATCAATAACTTCATCAGTTATTTCAGGATCTTTGAAAGGATCATCTGCAGTTACTCTAACGATAATATCAGTATGACTCTCCAAAGCCGCAAAATAATATCGCTCAAGAACATTATTCTCACTACCTCTAAAAGATTTTATATTATTTTTGCCGCACCATTCGCCTAATAAATCATCTTCTTTATTAATCGTGGTTGCAACTACAATATCGTTGATTCTCATGCTTTTTTTGATTCTATTAATAATATGCCAGATTAGCGGATACCCTTCGATTTCAGCAAAAGTCTTATTTGGCAATCGTGTCGAATTAAGTCTTGCTTGTATTATTGCTGAAATTACCAAATCAATCTCCATAGATTATATCGTTGGCACCGTCAACATTTTTGATTGTTAAATCTCTTATTTCATCAACCGTTAGAAAAATATCATTCTCACTACTATTGTAAGAAAATCCTAAATCACAATTATGCCCTTCCTTCCCGTTACTTTCTTTTCTGAATTTTTTAATATCCCAAAACTTTGTTGATGGAAGAATAACGAAATAATCATCAAATTCTATACTACTTATGGAATCTGTGGAGGTGATCATTTCTTCATGAAGTTTTTCCCCAGGTCTAATACCGACGATTCTTGTCTCAATGTCTGGTGCAATTGCTTTTGCTAAATCCATAATATTATATGAAGGTATTTTTGGTACAAATAATTCTCCTCCCCACATACGTTCAAGATTGTCAATAACAAAATCAACTCCTTTTTGTAGTGTAATATTGAAACGAGTCATTCTTTCGTCGGTAATCGGTAGAAACCCATTTTTCTTGTGGTTAAGAAAATACGGGATAACAGATCCACGACTACCCATGACATTCCCATATCTCACGACTGAAAATTTAATATTTCTCCACCCCTTGTAATTATTGGCTGCAACAAAGAGCTTATCAGAAGTAAGTTTTGTAGCACCATAAAGATTGATTGGCGCCGCAGCTTTATCAGTGCTTAGTGCTATTACTTTTTCTACCTTATTGTATAGTGATGCATCAATTACATTCTGTCCGCCAATAACATTGGTCATTACAGCTTCAAAAGGATTGTACTCACAGGCAGGGACTTGTTTCAAAGCAGCCGCATGAATAACAATATCAACATCCTCCATGGCTCTTTTTAATCGATTTAAGTCACGAACATCACCAATAAAATATCGCATAATATTCTCAAAAGGTTTGAAAGCATCTGATTGTTGCATTTCAAACTGTTTTAATTCGTCACGACTGAATACAATTACCTTCCTTGGTTTGTAGCGATCAAGAATTGTTTTAATGAATTTTTTACCAAATGATCCGGTACCACCGGTAATTAAAAATGTTTTATCTGAGTTCAAACTTTTCACCGCCCATTATATTTTTAGTAATTGGAATTCTTATCATCAAATGATACTATCTAATATTTTTCAGCAAACAATATTTCATTAGTTGCGCTCCACTAAAACCACATGCACCAGTTACAATTTTTTTTGTAGTACTCATATAGAATTAGCTATTATTATTTGAAACCCCTTTTCCATTCTTTTCAACTAAAAACCCCTCATTTTCCCTCAATTCATCATGGATGTTTTTGTGAACCTCCCCAATAAGATTCAATAAACCTTGACCCAGGTCTATATGTGGATTATTAACCAACTTGCGTGCTATCTTTGGATTGAATGAGTAAGGAGAAAGTTTATAATGAGTTTTAGATTTACTTTCTTCAAGAATGATACTGACTTTATTATGTAGAATTTCCCTGATCATGTTAAGGAGATCAAGATATTCAATGGAAGAATTTCCAGTTAAAAGAAGATTTTGATTTGAATACTTGGGATCCAGAGCTTTAACACTTAGATCTGCCGCATCCCTAATATGAATAAACTCTCTTTTCTCGTTTCCCTGACCATGATAAACAATTTTTTCCTCTTTCAAGGCATCTTCAATTAGCCTATGAATACTGTTTCTCCGGTCAGCTCTTTCTCCATACAACGATCCAAACCTTAGAATAACATAATCCAAGTTAAATTTTTCCTGGTACCCTTCAATAATAAGCTCTGATGCTTGTTTGCTTATTCTGTAAAAGGAGCCAGTATCACTATAAACGTAAGCGGAACTAGAAAATAAAACTTTTTTAACCTGATTTTTAACACACGCTTCCAGTATATAGGTAGTGCCTAGAATATTATTTTTAATCGCATCAAGAGGCTTTTCTGCGCATTCATCTATGTCTGCCATGCCTGCCAAATGATAGACGTAATCGACATTTCTCGTTGCTTCGTCCAGTTTTTTTTCATCGAGAATATCACCAATAATCTGGGATTGGTTATCTTTTAAGTGAGGTGACATTTTCTGATCAAAAATGGTCACATCGTAGTCAGCATCAGTTAGCGCATCCGAAATGTGGCTGCCCAGAAACCCGGCACCACCAATAACCAATACTTTTTCTCTATTCATAATCAGCTTTATTCTCCTCCCAGGCATCATGTTTAGGTTTTTCACCTTTTAGTACCCTTATACAGTCTTCTGCTGCCCCTAATTCCATTAAGTACCTGGACTCTTTTGCGGAGGCCCCCATATGAGCTGTTAAAATAATATTCTCCAATCCTGCAAGCGGTCCATCATAAGGTTCTTTTGCAAAAACGTCCAATGCGGCCCCCTCAATGTGCTTCTGTTTAAGAGCATCATACAAGGCTTCCTCGTCAACAATATTTCCTCTTGAAGTATTTACTAAAAAACTTGATGATTTCATAGAGGCGATTGCTTTCCGGTCAATGAAATGGTGGTTTCTCTGATTATATGGAATATGAACCGTTATTAAATCCGCTTCCCTTAAAATTGATTCTTTTTCATGCCATTCAAGATTATAATGTCGCCCAAATTCAAGATCTGGATTAATATCACAAGCAAGTATATTTGTGTTAA is a window encoding:
- a CDS encoding N-acetylneuraminate synthase family protein, whose product is MKNAFPKVIKIGDRSIGEDKPCYIIADIGANFDGNIDKAKRLIFSAKECGADCAKFQSFRAEKIVSAGGFAKMQLKGVHGSWGRPVHEVFRDAEFPREWHKELNDYCKEIGIHFSTSPYDFEAVDLCGQLDLPFIKIGSGEITWLEMLDYIARKNKPMFLATGDATMAEIDEALKVIESTGNTDLMLMQCITNYPSKIESANIRVLDNYKTAFNIMVGYSDHSPGPVVALGAIALGAKVIEKHFTLDKTDAGPDHPHSMDANEFKKMVEYIKELEAALGTSRKVVVEEESETVIVQRRGLYTNKKIAQGNIIRLEDIVELRPALGVLPKFKNIVAGKVAKNDIDADSPIYWENI
- a CDS encoding DegT/DnrJ/EryC1/StrS family aminotransferase — its product is MKRISDIEKNYVMDALNNEFQTSKNSVFCSRMEKKFAEIHDVGFAINHVNGTQTMHTALNALEVGAGDEVIVPPLTMSSTAIAVLQNGSMPVFADVDINTFNIDPESIKNKITHRTKAIITVALYGLSPEYDVIKELCNSNNLYLIEDNAEALFATYKGKKVGQFGDCASFSFQASKHITCGEGGILITDDEILADKARKFSSLGYAGVNSKQGKISRNDIQDPNYSRHISLGFNYRMAEVNAAVILGQLERVEELVEQRIKVASIYDEVVNNQSLLKKQLVPDGYKNTYWSYSVVLDTKNPEKDWYKFRDSFQKNGGDGFYAAWKLSYMEPLFINIVQNYCGVWQKYKTGLCPNAEYLQPRMIQFKTNYWNLEEAYNQAEILNKTINSF
- a CDS encoding glycosyltransferase family protein, coding for MVISAIIQARLNSTRLPNKTFAEIEGYPLIWHIINRIKKSMRINDIVVATTINKEDDLLGEWCGKNNIKSFRGSENNVLERYYFAALESHTDIIVRVTADDPFKDPEITDEVIDFMIEEKLEFAYNNNPPSYPEGLDTEVFTMEALKKAYETSTDAFEHEHVTQYFYKNPLLIKQGNCSYHSDLSHLRWTIDKVQDLEMARTVYKYLFNDKEVFLFRDILQLLEVNSWISEINSGVERSDMYRKGMSNEKN
- the pseB gene encoding UDP-N-acetylglucosamine 4,6-dehydratase (inverting); translated protein: MNSDKTFLITGGTGSFGKKFIKTILDRYKPRKVIVFSRDELKQFEMQQSDAFKPFENIMRYFIGDVRDLNRLKRAMEDVDIVIHAAALKQVPACEYNPFEAVMTNVIGGQNVIDASLYNKVEKVIALSTDKAAAPINLYGATKLTSDKLFVAANNYKGWRNIKFSVVRYGNVMGSRGSVIPYFLNHKKNGFLPITDERMTRFNITLQKGVDFVIDNLERMWGGELFVPKIPSYNIMDLAKAIAPDIETRIVGIRPGEKLHEEMITSTDSISSIEFDDYFVILPSTKFWDIKKFRKESNGKEGHNCDLGFSYNSSENDIFLTVDEIRDLTIKNVDGANDIIYGD
- a CDS encoding NAD(P)-dependent oxidoreductase, which produces MNREKVLVIGGAGFLGSHISDALTDADYDVTIFDQKMSPHLKDNQSQIIGDILDEKKLDEATRNVDYVYHLAGMADIDECAEKPLDAIKNNILGTTYILEACVKNQVKKVLFSSSAYVYSDTGSFYRISKQASELIIEGYQEKFNLDYVILRFGSLYGERADRRNSIHRLIEDALKEEKIVYHGQGNEKREFIHIRDAADLSVKALDPKYSNQNLLLTGNSSIEYLDLLNMIREILHNKVSIILEESKSKTHYKLSPYSFNPKIARKLVNNPHIDLGQGLLNLIGEVHKNIHDELRENEGFLVEKNGKGVSNNNS